The Shewanella sp. NFH-SH190041 genome has a window encoding:
- the fliB gene encoding flagellin lysine-N-methylase, producing the protein MESWLIRPGFVKAFHCIATDCEDSCCYNWSITIDKQSYRKTCQHPELRVKADSAMTKIKKDDTQWAVIKLRPDGGCPFLTDGDLCEIHAKGGHELLSHTCKTYPRLTRQQGSDKYESLSLSCPEAARCVLFYPDAFSFERLPSGKHLNIATIPSWQTQTHHHAISLLLNPALSWEQALLAIGILTNTAETVKQRQADSNQIEQIATQLEQLIANDTLQQHFANFANDISHQEHAFVSTHKFLVTNAVNRGRQRFEQIHNAVLALTELPDGMNQLNKAWETVAKPALAEHPQLFHRYLFYYLYNMNFPVIEKLSPTDSFRLMVLDAFMLRCYLAALASSKGTLTQDDVVLCFQVYHTKRQHDKNFSRFITELLDEAGFTDVGAMISLLHTQYQ; encoded by the coding sequence ATGGAATCTTGGTTAATTCGCCCCGGCTTTGTTAAAGCCTTTCACTGTATTGCCACTGACTGTGAAGACAGCTGCTGTTACAACTGGAGCATTACGATTGATAAACAGAGCTACCGAAAAACTTGTCAGCATCCAGAGCTAAGAGTTAAAGCCGATAGTGCGATGACTAAAATAAAAAAAGACGATACACAATGGGCGGTTATTAAACTGCGACCAGATGGGGGCTGCCCGTTTCTAACTGACGGCGATCTTTGCGAAATCCATGCTAAGGGTGGCCATGAACTATTGAGCCATACCTGTAAAACCTATCCTCGACTCACACGTCAACAGGGGAGTGATAAATATGAAAGTCTCTCCCTATCCTGTCCAGAAGCAGCCCGCTGCGTGTTGTTTTATCCTGATGCTTTCAGTTTTGAACGCCTGCCAAGTGGTAAGCACCTGAATATAGCAACCATTCCATCTTGGCAAACCCAAACTCATCACCATGCGATCTCCCTATTATTGAACCCAGCGTTAAGTTGGGAGCAGGCATTGCTGGCAATCGGTATTTTGACTAATACCGCAGAAACGGTAAAACAGAGACAAGCAGACAGCAATCAAATCGAGCAAATAGCGACTCAATTAGAACAGTTGATTGCCAATGACACCCTGCAACAACATTTTGCTAATTTTGCGAATGATATCAGTCATCAGGAACATGCTTTTGTATCAACTCACAAGTTTCTGGTCACTAATGCGGTAAATCGCGGCCGGCAACGTTTTGAACAAATCCATAATGCTGTACTGGCTCTAACCGAGCTACCCGACGGTATGAATCAACTGAATAAAGCTTGGGAAACTGTGGCCAAGCCTGCATTGGCTGAACACCCACAGCTATTCCACCGTTATCTGTTCTACTACCTGTACAACATGAATTTCCCGGTGATTGAAAAGCTGTCTCCCACTGACTCTTTCCGCTTAATGGTCCTCGATGCCTTTATGCTGCGTTGTTATCTCGCCGCGTTGGCCAGTAGTAAAGGAACATTAACGCAAGATGATGTTGTATTGTGCTTTCAGGTTTATCATACCAAGCGTCAGCATGATAAAAATTTCAGCCGTTTTATCACTGAGTTGCTGGATGAAGCCGGGTTTACCGATGTCGGCGCAATGATCAGTTTGCTACACACCCAATATCAATAA
- a CDS encoding PilZ domain-containing protein has product MSDNQAEQHKRRYPRYSLRVNEAGDILQACDGITVDLVHRPWWRPGKLGIANIKDISRGGVGLISSAQLRLGQELIIRFDDIELPVTITHGRQIQGPLMFYGASYLNVDRHVLRTTMAKARQLRNHYRLGRMR; this is encoded by the coding sequence ATGAGTGATAACCAAGCTGAACAACATAAGCGTCGTTATCCAAGATACAGTTTACGCGTCAATGAGGCTGGCGATATTCTGCAAGCCTGTGACGGTATTACAGTTGATTTAGTGCATCGCCCTTGGTGGCGACCGGGAAAACTCGGTATTGCCAATATCAAAGATATCAGTCGTGGTGGCGTCGGCCTGATTAGCAGCGCGCAATTACGCTTAGGACAAGAGCTGATTATCCGCTTTGATGATATTGAGCTGCCTGTCACCATTACCCACGGACGACAGATTCAGGGACCATTGATGTTTTATGGTGCCAGTTATCTTAACGTCGACCGTCATGTACTGCGCACAACTATGGCTAAAGCCAGACAACTTCGCAACCACTACCGACTGGGACGAATGCGCTAA
- a CDS encoding flagellar motor protein MotB gives MAPRNEPIIIKKRPRGKKHAAHGGAWKVAFADFTLAMMALFMVLWIMQVADPKERKIVVQYMNGGILSVGQMNPFDIANNPSLLDLEGHARATQTPSNTPQNGVARAGNSMFSQIPEGSQAAMAGQGTDLKTLIPGTFANQAQLEVLAKQINKAVKNAHMGANVSLQIVPQGIRIRIHDSKRKAMFKVGQAQMQPYFQDLLLALAPLLHQVKNQLIISGHTDALPYVGHRYSNWDLSAARALVARRTLQFGGVTSNQVLEVNGMADRVPAVPSAPDSPENRRIEILVLTKQASDQLSSMLSGSIVPKAEKIAAANQPIARYPQATSHLEL, from the coding sequence ATGGCACCAAGAAACGAACCAATAATCATCAAAAAACGGCCGCGGGGGAAAAAACACGCGGCCCATGGTGGTGCATGGAAGGTAGCGTTTGCCGACTTTACCTTGGCAATGATGGCACTGTTTATGGTGTTATGGATCATGCAGGTTGCTGATCCTAAAGAGCGCAAAATTGTGGTGCAATATATGAATGGCGGCATTCTGTCGGTTGGACAGATGAACCCATTTGATATTGCCAACAACCCATCGTTGTTAGATCTGGAAGGGCATGCCCGAGCGACTCAAACGCCATCAAATACGCCACAAAATGGAGTAGCGAGAGCAGGCAATTCCATGTTCAGCCAAATTCCAGAAGGTAGTCAAGCGGCCATGGCTGGACAGGGAACAGATCTAAAAACCCTGATCCCGGGCACCTTTGCCAACCAAGCGCAACTGGAAGTACTGGCCAAACAGATCAATAAAGCGGTGAAAAATGCCCATATGGGGGCCAACGTTTCCCTACAGATTGTGCCTCAAGGTATTCGTATCCGCATTCATGACAGTAAACGCAAGGCCATGTTTAAAGTAGGCCAGGCGCAGATGCAACCTTACTTCCAAGATTTACTCTTGGCATTGGCTCCCCTGCTGCATCAGGTGAAAAACCAACTGATTATTTCTGGCCATACCGATGCACTACCTTACGTAGGTCATCGATATTCTAACTGGGATCTATCTGCTGCTCGTGCACTGGTTGCCCGCCGCACATTGCAATTTGGTGGCGTCACATCCAATCAAGTATTGGAAGTCAATGGTATGGCTGATCGGGTACCCGCGGTACCAAGTGCACCAGACAGCCCGGAAAACAGACGCATCGAAATTTTGGTTCTGACAAAACAAGCATCAGATCAACTGAGTAGTATGCTATCAGGCAGTATAGTGCCTAAGGCTGAGAAAATTGCTGCGGCTAACCAGCCTATCGCCCGCTACCCTCAGGCGACATCTCATCTGGAGTTATAA